The genomic stretch CCAGCGCCTTATAAGGTCGGCTTTGTCCCAGTATTCCCATGCTTTTATTGTCTTCCACTACAAGGACTGTGAAAACAAAGAATGGCGATTCTCCTACCTCCACAAAGAGGGAACACTAAAGAACACGACTTCCGCCAAAAGATATACCTATGTTTTTGGAAATGAGCACAATCCTCGGACGGCTACGGAGCGTTTTGAAATTCTCGCCAATTCCAAGAAGACGGACGATGATTTGATAAATGCTTTTTCTGTCGAAGCTCTTTCTAAAGAATTTTTTGACAAATACGAGGAACTTTACAACTCCTTCGTTAATTATATGATTATCACTCCGGCAATGCAAAAGAGCTTTAAGACGGTCATTGCCAAATATGATACCGGGGATGATGAAAATGATGTTGAGGAAATTTACAAGACAAAATATAAGCCCCTTCGTGACTATGTAAAGAAAATGATGGGCCGTTTGGTGTTCCTGTATTTCTTGGAACGAAAAGGCTGGCTGAATGGCGACAAAAAGTATTTAACGAAACTTTTTGATGAAACAAGCGAGAAAAAGGATTTCTTGGATAATGTACTTGAACCGTTGTTCTTTGGCGTACTAAACACTCCGCAGAGAATGCGTTCCGAGAAATTCAAGGAAATGGGTTGGAGCACTGCGGCTATTCCTGGTCTTTCCTCGATTCCTTATTTGAACGGTGGTTTGTTCGAACAGGATGAACTTGATAAGAGGGACGCAAAATTCCCGGAAGATTACTTTGAAAAACTGTTTGACTTCTTTAGTGAATACAACTTCACTGTGGATGAAAACGACCCCAATGACGAAGAAATGGGCATTGACCCGGAAATGTTGAGTGTTATTTTTGAAAGCCTTCTTGAAGATAATAAGGGTAAAGGCGCCTTTTATACTCCCAAAGAAGAAGTGCTCTATATGTGCAGCGAGTCCATCATTGCTTACTTGAGCGAAAAGTCTGGGATAAAGGAAAAGATTATTCGGAAATTCATTGAAAATCTTGACGATGAAAACATCCCGGAGGAAATCGAAGAAAACAAACGTCTGCTACTCAAGCTCATTGAAAACGTAAAGATTTGTGACCCTGCAATAGGCAGTGGTGCGTTCCCGATGGGAATGCTGAATCTGTTGCTAAGAATAAGGCTCGCTCTCTATCCTCGAAAGAATAAAGATGCAAATGAAATCGCCCGATTGAAGAAGGATATTATTCAGAATAACATTTATGGTGTAGATATTGAAAAGGGCGCGATTGATATTGCTCGACTTCGTTTTTGGCTTTCCATCGTTGTAAATAGTGATGAACCGGAACCCCTGCCGAACTTTGATTATAAATTTATGCAGGGAAACAGCCTCATTTCAACATTCGATGGCCATTATGTGGAAATGAGCCTTGATAATACTAAAACGGGTAAAGGCGAACGTGTTTCCGCGGGCGTTACTGTGCAGAAAAATTTGAATGAACTTGTGGATTTGCGTCAAGAATTTTACAGCCTGTCTGGAAAGGATAAATACAACAAAGAGATTGAAATCAAGAAATTGACTCTTGATACGTTAAAATCCATTTTCTCCGCAGAACTGGCCTCGTTAAAAGAAAATCCCTATGAACAATTAAGTTTAGGCTTTGCCGGAGGTCTAAATGCAAAGGCGCAAAAAGAGTTTGACGAAATCAAACGACAGCAAAAGGAAATTTCATCCTTAATCAAGAAAATAGATGAACTAGCAACGGCTTTATATTAC from Fibrobacter succinogenes encodes the following:
- a CDS encoding Eco57I restriction-modification methylase domain-containing protein; translated protein: MDKKQVKTVLTGDFSGIDNFIENIIYPIFGEECFEKKDVPEQLVTSESKAAADIANVSSILNIGTISNIKSEDIELFDVTLKNASDISRSRVGIQRLIRSALSQYSHAFIVFHYKDCENKEWRFSYLHKEGTLKNTTSAKRYTYVFGNEHNPRTATERFEILANSKKTDDDLINAFSVEALSKEFFDKYEELYNSFVNYMIITPAMQKSFKTVIAKYDTGDDENDVEEIYKTKYKPLRDYVKKMMGRLVFLYFLERKGWLNGDKKYLTKLFDETSEKKDFLDNVLEPLFFGVLNTPQRMRSEKFKEMGWSTAAIPGLSSIPYLNGGLFEQDELDKRDAKFPEDYFEKLFDFFSEYNFTVDENDPNDEEMGIDPEMLSVIFESLLEDNKGKGAFYTPKEEVLYMCSESIIAYLSEKSGIKEKIIRKFIENLDDENIPEEIEENKRLLLKLIENVKICDPAIGSGAFPMGMLNLLLRIRLALYPRKNKDANEIARLKKDIIQNNIYGVDIEKGAIDIARLRFWLSIVVNSDEPEPLPNFDYKFMQGNSLISTFDGHYVEMSLDNTKTGKGERVSAGVTVQKNLNELVDLRQEFYSLSGKDKYNKEIEIKKLTLDTLKSIFSAELASLKENPYEQLSLGFAGGLNAKAQKEFDEIKRQQKEISSLIKKIDELATALYYSGATYAERAKTDINFFDWKFCFSDVVMDRGGFDIVIGNPPYIQLQKDGGKLAAMYEKCGFSSFAKTGDIYCLFYEKALQLLSDDGLCCFITSNKWMRAAYGEKLRELFANHTNPRILIDFAGVKVFDSATVDTNILLYQKTENKHKTVACVTKNMSKDDLKKLSVYVQQNSTDMNFNNSDSWVILSSLEQTIKQK